Proteins encoded in a region of the Stieleria neptunia genome:
- a CDS encoding ABC transporter permease, which translates to MNALLRTITTGVKSLLLQKMRAGLAALGIFIGTTTVIWLVAMGEGVSHRAQEQILELGAKNIIVRSVEPNSSQDNANSRVKKFGLLRKDHERIVATIPGIRDAIPMRETRMELRVENRSADSKLVGCSEEHLQMNQLEIARGRWLTPRDRGKKVVVLADQTATRLFRHQNPLGKSIWVGSEFYIVIGQTKPRTASAAIGGSLDARDYNLDAYIPLQTFRDRIGDRVLTRSSGQQFTGEIVELSQITVSVNDVDNVDETAAIIESLLKKFHKTEDYAVVVPKELLAQAARTRAMFNILLVIIAGISLLVGGIGIMNIMLATVTERTREIGIRRAIGAKRRDIIQQFLTETLVLTGTGGLLGVLCGLMCGPLFRGIRAAVTAISPDALPPIIYTLEPRIAPWSIGLSLFISLGTGLIFGLYPARRAAMMNPIEALRHE; encoded by the coding sequence ATGAATGCCCTGTTGCGCACGATCACGACCGGCGTCAAAAGTCTGCTGCTGCAGAAAATGCGCGCCGGCTTGGCGGCGTTGGGGATCTTCATCGGAACCACCACGGTGATCTGGTTGGTCGCGATGGGCGAAGGGGTCAGCCATCGCGCCCAAGAGCAAATCCTGGAACTGGGTGCCAAGAACATCATCGTCCGATCGGTCGAACCGAATTCTTCCCAAGACAACGCGAACAGCCGGGTCAAAAAATTTGGTCTGCTGAGAAAAGACCACGAGCGAATCGTCGCCACCATTCCAGGGATCCGTGACGCGATTCCGATGCGCGAGACCAGAATGGAACTGCGGGTGGAAAACCGTTCGGCCGACAGCAAACTGGTCGGCTGCAGCGAAGAACACTTGCAGATGAACCAACTGGAAATCGCCAGGGGACGGTGGCTGACCCCGCGTGATCGCGGCAAGAAAGTCGTCGTGCTGGCCGACCAGACCGCGACGCGTTTGTTTCGGCACCAAAACCCGCTGGGCAAATCGATTTGGGTCGGCAGCGAGTTTTACATCGTGATCGGCCAAACCAAACCGCGGACCGCCTCGGCGGCGATCGGCGGAAGCTTGGATGCCCGCGACTACAACTTGGACGCCTACATCCCGCTGCAGACGTTTCGCGACCGCATCGGCGATCGGGTGTTGACCCGCAGCTCCGGACAGCAGTTCACCGGTGAGATCGTCGAGCTGAGTCAGATCACGGTCAGCGTCAATGATGTCGACAACGTGGACGAAACGGCGGCGATCATCGAATCGCTGCTCAAGAAGTTTCACAAGACCGAAGACTACGCGGTGGTCGTCCCCAAAGAGTTGCTGGCCCAAGCCGCACGGACCCGCGCGATGTTCAATATCCTGTTGGTGATCATCGCCGGAATCTCGCTGCTGGTCGGCGGCATCGGGATCATGAATATCATGTTGGCCACGGTGACTGAGCGGACGCGCGAAATCGGAATTCGACGCGCGATCGGCGCCAAACGCCGGGACATCATTCAACAATTCTTGACCGAAACATTGGTGCTGACCGGTACCGGCGGATTGTTGGGCGTGTTGTGCGGGCTGATGTGCGGCCCGCTGTTTCGCGGCATTCGCGCCGCGGTGACCGCGATTTCTCCCGATGCCTTGCCGCCGATCATTTATACGCTCGAACCCAGAATCGCCCCCTGGTCGATCGGATTGTCGTTGTTCATCTCGCTGGGAACCGGTCTGATTTTTGGGCTCTATCCCGCCCGCCGAGCCGCCATGATGAACCCGATCGAAGCCCTGCGACACGAATGA
- the lipA gene encoding lipoyl synthase: MAFRLPVVADPEIPAGTALSGSGRLPRWLKRPIPKSNANHMTEGLLEELKLETVCDNAKCPNRMECYSQQTATFMILGNVCTRPCGFCAVHRGRPPELPESDEPDRVAEAAARLGLKHVVITSVTRDDLPDGGADHFYRCVVAVRERCGATTEVLTPDFVACKDALERVIQAKPTVFNHNMETVPRLYRRVRGPKSDYRWTLGMMRKVKEYDADVKTKSGLMLGLGEERGELLDALADLRDYDVDFLTLGQYLQPGEKYLPVVRYVPPEEFEELGEIAKSMGFKKVASGPFVRSSYHARDMAETDV, from the coding sequence ATGGCCTTTCGATTACCCGTCGTCGCAGATCCTGAAATTCCCGCCGGTACCGCACTCAGCGGCAGCGGCCGCTTGCCGCGCTGGCTGAAGCGGCCCATCCCCAAGAGCAACGCGAACCATATGACCGAGGGGCTGTTGGAGGAGTTGAAACTGGAAACGGTTTGCGACAACGCCAAATGCCCCAATCGGATGGAGTGTTACAGCCAGCAAACCGCGACCTTCATGATTTTGGGGAACGTTTGCACGCGGCCGTGTGGATTCTGCGCGGTCCACCGAGGACGTCCGCCGGAATTGCCCGAATCGGACGAGCCCGACCGCGTCGCCGAAGCGGCCGCCCGTCTGGGGCTGAAACATGTCGTCATCACCAGCGTCACGCGGGACGACCTCCCCGACGGGGGTGCCGACCACTTCTATCGCTGCGTCGTCGCCGTCCGCGAGCGCTGTGGTGCGACGACCGAAGTCCTGACGCCGGATTTCGTCGCCTGCAAAGACGCCTTGGAACGGGTGATCCAGGCCAAGCCGACCGTGTTCAACCACAACATGGAAACGGTTCCGCGACTGTACCGCCGCGTGCGTGGCCCCAAGAGCGATTACCGTTGGACGTTGGGCATGATGCGAAAGGTGAAGGAATACGACGCCGACGTCAAAACCAAGAGCGGCTTGATGCTGGGGCTCGGCGAAGAACGCGGCGAATTGCTGGACGCCCTGGCCGACCTGCGCGACTACGACGTCGACTTCCTGACGCTCGGCCAGTATTTGCAGCCCGGTGAAAAATACCTGCCCGTGGTGCGTTACGTGCCACCGGAAGAGTTCGAAGAACTGGGCGAGATCGCCAAGAGCATGGGGTTCAAAAAAGTCGCCAGCGGCCCCTTCGTCCGCAGCAGCTATCACGCCCGCGACATGGCCGAAACCGACGTCTGA
- a CDS encoding ABC transporter ATP-binding protein: MTEPTASKSSDVLKITDVIKTFDQPGGGKLTVLDIPDLTIRAGEQMALIGQSGGGKTTLLHLIAGLLTPDSGSIRVAGIELTRLSEQGRDRCRAATVGYVFQTFNLLPAFSAIENIQLGMAFGNRAIDTERAYDLLDKVGLADRATYRPNQLSVGQQQRVAIARALAGKPKLLLADEPTANVDPASSDTVLDLIIGSCRDENIALMMVTHSMEVTKRFERVEHLDKLNRIFQTL; the protein is encoded by the coding sequence GTGACCGAACCAACCGCTTCGAAATCATCCGATGTGCTGAAGATCACCGACGTGATCAAAACGTTTGACCAGCCCGGCGGTGGCAAACTGACCGTGCTGGACATCCCCGATCTGACGATTCGCGCCGGCGAGCAGATGGCGTTGATCGGGCAAAGCGGCGGCGGCAAGACCACGCTGTTGCATCTGATCGCCGGATTGCTGACGCCCGACTCGGGCAGCATTCGCGTTGCCGGCATCGAGTTGACCCGGTTGTCCGAACAGGGCCGCGATCGATGTCGGGCCGCGACCGTCGGCTATGTCTTTCAAACCTTCAATCTGTTGCCCGCGTTCTCGGCGATCGAAAACATCCAGTTGGGCATGGCGTTCGGCAACCGCGCGATCGACACCGAGCGGGCCTACGATCTGCTAGACAAAGTCGGCTTGGCCGATCGAGCGACCTATCGACCGAATCAACTCTCCGTCGGGCAGCAACAGCGGGTGGCGATCGCACGGGCGTTGGCCGGAAAACCGAAGCTGCTGTTGGCCGACGAACCGACCGCCAACGTCGACCCGGCCAGCAGTGATACGGTGTTGGATTTGATCATCGGTTCCTGTCGAGATGAGAACATCGCGCTGATGATGGTCACGCACTCGATGGAGGTGACCAAGCGGTTTGAACGCGTCGAACACCTGGACAAGTTGAACCGCATTTTTCAGACCCTTTAA
- the smpB gene encoding SsrA-binding protein SmpB: MAKKKSKKKGAAANKKSDSGFTMVSENRKARHRYEILDSIECGLMLMGSEVKSMREGKLSLDEAHIRVKDRELWLIGADIAHYNNAGMWNHDPRRPRKLLIHAREFDKFAGRAHERGLTLIPLRVYFNERGLAKCVMGLVKGKKLHDKRETLKKRDSDRGLQRAMRGRG; encoded by the coding sequence ATGGCCAAGAAAAAATCAAAAAAGAAAGGTGCAGCGGCGAACAAGAAATCCGACTCGGGCTTCACGATGGTCTCGGAAAACCGCAAAGCCCGCCATCGTTACGAGATTTTAGACTCGATCGAGTGTGGATTGATGCTGATGGGCAGCGAAGTCAAATCGATGCGGGAGGGCAAATTGTCGCTCGACGAAGCCCACATCCGCGTCAAAGACCGCGAACTGTGGCTGATCGGCGCGGACATCGCCCATTACAACAACGCGGGGATGTGGAACCACGACCCACGCCGCCCCCGCAAATTGCTGATTCACGCCCGCGAGTTCGACAAATTTGCCGGCCGGGCCCACGAGCGGGGCCTGACGCTGATCCCGCTGAGAGTTTATTTCAACGAGCGGGGCTTGGCCAAATGTGTGATGGGGCTGGTCAAGGGCAAGAAACTTCACGACAAACGAGAGACACTCAAAAAACGAGACTCCGACCGCGGCTTGCAGCGAGCCATGCGAGGACGCGGCTGA
- a CDS encoding TCR/Tet family MFS transporter, translated as MNQPEPNETSGDDAIASDPASTPPSSPPPQDGGPVDPPKRRQPGMLFIWVTLFIDILGIGIVIPVLPALVQELSGLDESGASLYYGFIVASYATMQFFFAPILGGLSDRFGRRPILLVALFGLGVDFMIQGFANSLWLLFLARLISGVFGASFTVGNAYIADISNDDTRARNFGLVGAAFGLGFTFGPPLGGVLGDAIDIRVPFFVTAGLALVNWLYGYFILPESLPPEKRRAFSLKNARPLGAVGTLRRYPLVAALAVVFLLKAFAQRGLENVFVLFSEFRFDWTAMTVGVFLGWVGILAIIVQGGLVRPIVKRFGERNVLLAATVISAVSFLGYAFATAAWMLPVIAVVGALGGLAGPTIQSLVTKTVDETEQGEVQGALTSLQGLTSIAAPIVFTSGLFGYFTSDVAPFQFAGAPFLLGGILIFVAFFLAIAVFRKYPETVGRDTPEKGV; from the coding sequence ATGAATCAGCCAGAGCCGAACGAAACGTCCGGCGACGATGCGATCGCTTCCGACCCCGCCTCCACCCCGCCGTCTTCACCCCCGCCCCAAGACGGCGGACCGGTTGACCCGCCGAAGCGGCGTCAGCCCGGGATGCTGTTCATCTGGGTGACGCTGTTCATCGACATCTTGGGCATCGGAATCGTGATCCCGGTGTTGCCCGCGCTGGTGCAAGAACTGTCGGGATTGGATGAGTCGGGCGCGTCGCTGTATTACGGATTCATCGTGGCCTCGTACGCAACGATGCAGTTCTTCTTTGCGCCGATCTTGGGCGGGCTTTCGGATCGATTCGGGCGGCGTCCGATTCTGTTGGTGGCGCTGTTCGGCTTGGGCGTCGACTTCATGATTCAAGGCTTCGCCAATAGTTTGTGGTTGTTGTTTCTGGCCCGCCTGATCTCGGGCGTCTTCGGCGCCAGCTTCACCGTCGGCAACGCCTACATCGCCGACATCTCCAACGATGACACGCGGGCCCGCAACTTCGGGCTCGTCGGTGCGGCGTTCGGACTCGGGTTCACGTTCGGGCCGCCGCTCGGCGGTGTGCTCGGTGACGCGATCGACATTCGCGTCCCTTTCTTTGTCACCGCGGGTCTGGCATTGGTGAACTGGTTGTACGGCTACTTCATCTTGCCGGAATCGTTGCCGCCGGAGAAACGCAGGGCGTTTTCACTCAAGAACGCGCGGCCGTTGGGCGCCGTCGGAACGCTGCGACGCTATCCCCTGGTCGCGGCGTTGGCGGTCGTGTTTTTACTCAAGGCGTTTGCCCAACGCGGGTTGGAAAATGTGTTCGTCCTGTTTTCCGAATTTCGCTTCGACTGGACCGCGATGACGGTCGGGGTGTTCTTGGGCTGGGTGGGAATTTTGGCGATCATCGTGCAGGGCGGTTTGGTGCGACCGATCGTCAAACGATTCGGCGAACGCAACGTGTTGTTGGCCGCGACGGTGATCTCCGCGGTCTCGTTCTTGGGCTATGCCTTTGCCACCGCCGCCTGGATGTTACCGGTGATCGCGGTGGTCGGTGCACTGGGCGGATTGGCCGGACCGACCATCCAAAGTTTGGTCACCAAGACCGTCGATGAAACCGAACAAGGCGAAGTGCAAGGGGCGCTGACGTCGCTGCAAGGATTGACCAGCATCGCGGCGCCGATCGTATTCACCAGCGGACTGTTCGGCTACTTCACCAGCGACGTCGCGCCGTTCCAGTTCGCCGGCGCGCCGTTTTTACTGGGCGGCATTCTGATTTTTGTCGCCTTCTTTTTGGCCATCGCCGTGTTTCGAAAGTACCCCGAAACCGTGGGTCGAGACACGCCGGAAAAAGGTGTCTGA
- a CDS encoding ABC transporter permease: MWLLRIAWRNFCYRSLSSILTTISLALGVALVVMVLAVFGIVTEAFSRNAQVGYNLVVGPKGSALQLTLNSVYYLSQPIENLPYTEYMEFFDAATRAEMVRKYGGDPALGERDGVYAPLIGGGYAIPLALGDYLGDFRVVGTTPDFFEKLRHGPTLEEPFAMRDGRALLSYSQEYGYYEAVLGSRVAGHLNLSVGDQFSSTHGDPEGKGHGKKFTVVGILAPTGTPNDRAAFVNMEGFYLQENHAKPLTGEETIVPPSEAPEDPDGYMPLTIPEREVTSILVRTGMPMMGVVLENQVNESLRSQAAAPVGEIAKLMNAIIGPLLTALLVITLITCVVAAVGVLVAIYNSMNDRRRDIAVMRALGARRGTVTGVILLESFLVALIGATTGWFLAHASIWACSGLIEDRTGVQVGILTTSAYEWYIFPLVLILAALAGILPAASAYRTDVGTNLAA, translated from the coding sequence ATGTGGCTGCTCCGAATTGCCTGGCGTAACTTCTGCTATCGATCGCTTTCCAGCATTTTGACGACGATCTCGCTGGCCCTCGGCGTGGCGTTGGTGGTGATGGTGTTGGCGGTGTTCGGGATCGTGACCGAAGCGTTTTCGCGCAATGCACAAGTCGGTTACAACCTGGTCGTCGGTCCCAAAGGCAGCGCGTTGCAGTTGACGCTCAACAGCGTTTATTACCTGAGCCAGCCGATCGAAAATCTTCCCTACACCGAATACATGGAGTTCTTTGACGCGGCCACGCGGGCGGAAATGGTTCGCAAGTACGGCGGCGACCCGGCACTCGGCGAGCGTGACGGAGTCTACGCGCCGCTGATCGGTGGCGGTTATGCCATCCCATTGGCGCTGGGTGATTACCTGGGCGATTTTCGCGTCGTCGGCACCACGCCGGACTTCTTCGAAAAACTGCGGCACGGTCCGACGTTGGAAGAACCCTTTGCGATGCGCGACGGCCGCGCGCTCCTGTCGTACTCCCAGGAGTACGGGTATTACGAAGCCGTGCTCGGATCACGCGTCGCGGGGCACCTGAATTTGTCCGTCGGTGATCAGTTCAGTTCGACCCACGGCGATCCCGAAGGCAAGGGGCACGGCAAGAAGTTCACGGTCGTCGGAATTCTGGCGCCGACCGGCACTCCCAACGATCGTGCGGCGTTCGTGAACATGGAAGGCTTTTATCTGCAAGAAAACCACGCCAAGCCGCTGACCGGTGAAGAGACCATCGTCCCGCCCAGCGAAGCGCCCGAGGATCCCGACGGGTACATGCCCTTGACAATTCCCGAGCGCGAAGTCACCTCGATTCTGGTTCGCACCGGGATGCCGATGATGGGCGTGGTGCTGGAGAATCAAGTCAATGAGAGTCTGCGGAGTCAGGCGGCCGCGCCGGTCGGTGAAATCGCCAAATTGATGAACGCCATCATCGGCCCCCTGCTGACGGCACTGTTGGTGATCACCCTGATCACCTGTGTGGTGGCGGCGGTCGGCGTGCTGGTGGCGATCTACAACTCGATGAACGACCGGCGCCGCGACATCGCGGTGATGCGGGCCTTGGGGGCACGCCGCGGGACGGTGACCGGAGTGATCTTGTTGGAGAGTTTTTTGGTGGCGTTGATCGGGGCGACGACCGGATGGTTCTTGGCACACGCGTCGATCTGGGCGTGCAGCGGCCTGATCGAGGATCGCACGGGGGTCCAGGTCGGGATACTAACGACCAGCGCCTATGAGTGGTACATTTTCCCGCTCGTTCTGATTCTGGCCGCGCTGGCGGGGATCCTGCCCGCGGCGAGTGCCTATCGGACCGACGTCGGTACGAATCTGGCCGCGTAA